A genomic segment from Bradyrhizobium sp. ISRA430 encodes:
- a CDS encoding chloride channel protein, with amino-acid sequence MFVRIKHIVDRKGSNRVMVRLRALLRSNEFYLIPLALVIGTLAGAVVTLMAEIAQIAHVLIYGIPVDVRLSANARVSPWAALIAPALGGLSLGIMEWSRRRMKISNAVDPIEANALRGGNLSMRDSVVVSSQTLISNGCGASVGLEAGYTQIGSGIASLLGKFFNLRRNDLRLIVGCGAAAAIAAAFGAPITGAFYACELIVGVYSVGSAAPILAASLAGALTAQWLGGAPYSLEIPKVSSVGIEQYLALIGLALVTGGVGIAVMRSSPNFERLFAWLPVWLRPMIGGLIVGGFAIVTPQVLAAGHGAMVLDLFHEMTIGLIALIIALKLTACLISLASGFRGGLFFASLFVGSLIGKFFAALLLLISPNFAIDPLVAMLTGMATLGVAIVGGPLTMSFLVLEMTRNVDVTAVVLAGCIVTSICVRFMFGHSFSTWRLHLRGETIRSANDVGWLRNLTVERLMRSDVGKVPSSTTIAATRSEFALGSRSGIVVVNNADEYVGLVMLPDLFSSDLDAIADDIQVVELARYVDIVLIPEMNVKSAMAVFDEAEAEMLAVVDSTDSRKVVGFLTETFARRRYVEEIDKATRGVLGALS; translated from the coding sequence GTGTTCGTGCGGATCAAGCATATCGTCGATCGCAAGGGTTCGAACCGCGTCATGGTTCGCCTGCGCGCGCTGCTGCGCAGCAACGAGTTCTACCTGATCCCGCTCGCGCTCGTGATCGGCACGCTCGCCGGTGCAGTTGTGACGCTGATGGCCGAGATCGCCCAGATCGCCCACGTCCTGATCTATGGCATCCCCGTAGACGTCCGCCTTTCCGCCAACGCCCGTGTCAGCCCTTGGGCGGCGCTGATCGCCCCCGCGCTTGGCGGGCTGTCGCTCGGCATCATGGAATGGTCGCGGCGACGGATGAAGATCTCGAACGCAGTTGACCCGATCGAGGCCAACGCGTTGCGCGGCGGTAATCTCTCGATGCGCGACAGCGTGGTGGTGTCGAGCCAGACGCTGATCTCCAACGGCTGCGGCGCCTCGGTCGGCCTCGAGGCGGGATACACCCAGATCGGCTCCGGCATCGCCTCGCTGCTCGGCAAGTTCTTCAATCTCCGCCGCAACGATTTGCGCCTGATCGTCGGCTGCGGCGCCGCGGCGGCAATCGCGGCGGCGTTCGGCGCGCCGATCACCGGCGCCTTCTATGCCTGCGAACTGATCGTCGGCGTCTACTCGGTCGGCAGCGCAGCGCCGATCCTGGCAGCCTCGCTCGCCGGTGCGCTGACCGCGCAGTGGCTCGGCGGCGCGCCGTACTCTCTCGAAATACCCAAGGTCAGCTCGGTCGGCATCGAGCAATATCTGGCGCTGATCGGACTCGCCCTCGTCACCGGTGGCGTCGGCATCGCCGTGATGCGCTCGTCCCCAAATTTCGAGCGACTGTTCGCCTGGCTGCCGGTCTGGCTGCGCCCGATGATCGGCGGCCTCATCGTCGGCGGCTTTGCGATCGTTACCCCGCAGGTGCTCGCGGCCGGCCATGGCGCCATGGTGCTCGATCTCTTTCACGAGATGACGATCGGCCTGATCGCGCTGATCATTGCCCTGAAACTGACGGCCTGTCTGATCTCGCTGGCGTCGGGCTTCCGCGGCGGCCTGTTCTTCGCTTCGCTGTTCGTCGGAAGCCTGATCGGGAAATTCTTCGCCGCACTGCTGCTGCTGATCAGCCCGAATTTCGCGATCGACCCGCTGGTGGCGATGCTGACGGGCATGGCGACGCTCGGCGTCGCCATCGTCGGCGGGCCGCTGACGATGTCGTTTCTCGTCCTGGAGATGACGCGCAATGTCGACGTCACCGCTGTGGTGCTGGCGGGCTGCATCGTCACCTCGATCTGCGTCCGCTTCATGTTCGGCCATTCCTTCTCGACCTGGCGCCTGCACCTGCGCGGCGAGACCATCCGCAGCGCCAACGATGTCGGCTGGCTGCGCAATCTCACCGTTGAGCGGTTGATGCGCTCCGATGTCGGCAAGGTGCCGTCGAGCACGACCATTGCCGCGACCCGGAGCGAGTTCGCGCTCGGCTCGCGCTCCGGCATCGTCGTCGTCAACAATGCCGACGAATATGTGGGCCTCGTCATGCTGCCCGACCTGTTCTCCAGCGACCTCGACGCTATCGCCGACGACATCCAGGTGGTCGAGCTCGCCCGCTACGTCGACATCGTGCTGATCCCGGAGATGAACGTGAAGTCGGCAATGGCGGTGTTCGACGAAGCCGAGGCCGAGATGCTGGCGGTCGTCGATTCCACCGACAGCCGCAAGGTGGTGGGCTTTTTGACCGAGACCTTCGCCCGCCGTCGCTATGTCGAGGAGATCGACAAGGCCACGCGCGGCGTGCTCGGGGCATTGTCGTAA
- a CDS encoding MarC family protein, translating to MLDFALSAFVTLLLVVDPVGLAPAFLAATGGMPDKIKRTIALRAPLIAASILVVIALVGNWLLRQLGIGIPAFQIAGGLLLFGVSYQMIFGDRPHREAREADKALSEHASDVAVFPLAIPMMAGPGAIATTLLLAGDAGYGARLALIIAVVLSVCLLCMLCFASASLIARTLGRTGNAVLSRVLGMLLAAYSVQFVINGIAAVRAGLP from the coding sequence ATGCTCGACTTCGCCCTGTCCGCCTTCGTGACGCTGCTGCTGGTGGTCGATCCCGTCGGCCTTGCGCCGGCTTTCCTCGCCGCGACCGGGGGCATGCCGGACAAAATCAAGCGGACTATCGCGCTGCGCGCCCCGTTGATCGCGGCGTCGATCCTGGTGGTGATCGCGCTGGTCGGAAACTGGCTGCTGCGCCAGCTCGGGATTGGCATCCCCGCATTCCAGATCGCCGGCGGGCTGCTCTTGTTCGGCGTCTCCTACCAGATGATCTTCGGCGACCGTCCGCATCGCGAGGCGCGCGAGGCGGACAAGGCGCTCTCCGAGCATGCCTCCGACGTCGCGGTGTTTCCGCTCGCCATCCCCATGATGGCCGGGCCGGGCGCGATCGCGACCACGCTGCTGCTGGCGGGCGATGCCGGCTACGGAGCCAGGCTCGCGCTCATCATCGCGGTCGTGCTCTCGGTGTGCCTGCTCTGCATGCTCTGCTTTGCTTCGGCTTCGCTGATCGCGCGGACGCTCGGGCGCACCGGCAATGCCGTGCTGTCACGCGTGCTCGGCATGCTGCTTGCCGCCTATTCGGTGCAATTCGTCATCAACGGCATTGCGGCTGTCCGGGCGGGTTTGCCCTGA
- a CDS encoding acetyl-CoA C-acetyltransferase — translation MADALIIDACRTPRGVGKAGKGALSGIHPQQLGATVLRALANRTGINTADVDDIVWGCSAQVATQSGDLGRMSALDAGYDVRASAVTLDRFCGSGITSVNMAAASIMAGAEDLVIAGGCEMMSMEGRRGGGPMMMDSGNLRLRARHPQSHQGVCADAVATLEGITRQDVDALGLESQKRAAQAMASGHFKKSLVPVHREDGSLALDHEEYPRPQTTMEGLSSLKPAFPAIADYALDDKGTTYRGLILQKYPDLKIDFVHHAGNSSGVVDGAAAILLASPAYAKAHGLKPRARVVAMANMGDSPTLMLNAPVPATRKVLAKAGLTIDDIDLFEINEAFAVVTEKYIRDLKLDRAKVNVNGGSIALGHPIGATGSILIGTVLDELERRDLKRGLVTMCAAGGMAPAIIIERV, via the coding sequence ATGGCTGACGCGCTGATCATCGATGCCTGCAGGACGCCGCGGGGCGTCGGCAAGGCCGGCAAGGGGGCGCTCTCCGGCATTCATCCGCAGCAGTTGGGTGCAACCGTCCTGCGCGCGCTAGCGAACCGCACCGGGATCAACACGGCCGATGTCGACGACATCGTCTGGGGCTGCAGCGCGCAGGTCGCGACCCAAAGCGGAGATCTCGGGCGGATGTCGGCGCTCGATGCCGGCTACGACGTGCGCGCCAGCGCCGTGACGCTCGACCGCTTCTGCGGCTCCGGCATCACCAGCGTCAACATGGCGGCGGCCTCGATCATGGCGGGCGCGGAGGACCTCGTCATCGCCGGCGGCTGCGAGATGATGTCGATGGAGGGCCGGCGCGGCGGTGGTCCCATGATGATGGACTCCGGCAACTTGCGGCTTCGCGCCAGGCATCCGCAGTCGCATCAGGGCGTCTGCGCCGATGCGGTCGCGACGCTCGAAGGCATCACCCGGCAGGACGTCGACGCGCTCGGCCTCGAGAGCCAGAAGCGCGCCGCGCAAGCGATGGCCAGCGGCCACTTCAAGAAGAGCCTCGTACCGGTCCATCGCGAGGACGGCAGCCTTGCGCTCGACCATGAAGAGTATCCGCGGCCGCAGACCACGATGGAAGGGCTTAGCTCGCTGAAGCCCGCATTCCCCGCGATCGCCGACTATGCGCTCGACGACAAGGGCACGACCTATCGCGGCCTGATCCTGCAGAAATATCCGGACCTCAAGATCGACTTCGTGCATCACGCCGGTAACTCCTCCGGCGTCGTGGATGGCGCCGCCGCGATCCTGCTGGCCTCGCCCGCTTACGCCAAGGCGCATGGCCTGAAGCCGCGCGCCCGGGTCGTGGCGATGGCCAATATGGGGGACTCGCCGACGTTGATGCTGAACGCGCCGGTGCCGGCGACCCGCAAGGTGCTGGCGAAGGCGGGGCTCACCATCGACGATATCGACCTGTTCGAGATCAACGAGGCCTTTGCGGTGGTTACGGAGAAATACATCCGCGACCTCAAGCTCGACCGCGCCAAGGTCAACGTCAATGGCGGTTCGATCGCGCTCGGCCATCCCATCGGCGCCACCGGCTCGATCCTGATCGGCACCGTGCTGGACGAACTCGAACGGCGCGATCTCAAGCGCGGTCTCGTCACCATGTGCGCCGCCGGCGGCATGGCCCCGGCCATCATCATCGAGCGCGTCTAG
- a CDS encoding Hsp20/alpha crystallin family protein, with translation MQPKNPLDWMLSEALDSLTRAERLRQQFGRQEACWEPPIDVLETEHELLILVALPGVNPDNVETVIHDGALVISGQRTLPSELRNARIHRLELPQGRFERRIALPLGRYAISRFVMDGCVALRLAKS, from the coding sequence ATGCAACCGAAAAATCCCCTCGACTGGATGCTCTCCGAAGCCTTGGACTCGCTGACCCGCGCCGAGCGGCTGCGCCAGCAGTTCGGCCGACAGGAAGCTTGCTGGGAACCGCCGATCGACGTACTCGAGACCGAGCATGAGCTCCTGATCCTGGTCGCACTTCCCGGCGTTAATCCCGACAATGTGGAGACGGTGATCCATGACGGCGCGCTCGTCATCTCCGGCCAGCGCACGCTGCCCTCGGAGCTGCGCAATGCCCGCATCCATCGACTCGAACTGCCGCAGGGACGTTTCGAGCGCCGCATCGCGCTTCCGCTCGGCCGCTATGCCATCAGCCGCTTCGTGATGGACGGCTGCGTCGCACTGCGCCTCGCCAAATCCTGA
- a CDS encoding HU family DNA-binding protein, whose amino-acid sequence MPTQLSKSQLIEKIANATELSKRDVKNVMETLTDVGHKELKKNGIFLVPGFAKFVVIKKPATKARKGTNPFTGEEMMFKAKPARKIVRARPVKAAKDAVA is encoded by the coding sequence ATGCCAACCCAACTTTCCAAATCGCAGTTGATCGAAAAGATTGCGAACGCCACCGAGCTTTCCAAGCGCGACGTCAAGAACGTCATGGAGACTCTGACGGACGTCGGCCACAAGGAGCTGAAGAAGAACGGCATCTTCCTGGTGCCGGGCTTCGCCAAGTTCGTGGTCATCAAGAAGCCCGCGACCAAGGCGCGCAAGGGCACCAACCCGTTCACGGGTGAAGAGATGATGTTCAAGGCCAAGCCGGCCCGGAAGATCGTCCGCGCCCGCCCGGTCAAGGCCGCCAAGGACGCCGTGGCCTAA
- a CDS encoding helix-turn-helix domain-containing protein, with translation MLTPKIFRFTDLDQYRTAVRNLKVEFTPLARKISAEQVILNLPGCDINFAKSFPRIADGELAENCTAIGFSMDDGFPIRFNGVERDRAAFVMGSGGAAYSTVERAERKFTSIIFTQEIENRGWPRKGPNWKMFETSIVAQHRLRELVRLVLSTSPKFTACEVADASVAIRESLLAGVDAAFAEVVDARWASRGNSIKQFKVFRNIQAVLSGNIGRPIYSEELARELGISVRAMHDAVQRYQGMSLHRYLRLRRLWLVRQKLLAGGESVKACALAFGFWHLGDFARSYRLHFGETPSDTLVRSRQR, from the coding sequence GTGCTGACGCCAAAGATATTTCGCTTTACTGATCTCGATCAGTATCGAACGGCCGTGCGAAATCTAAAGGTCGAATTTACGCCCCTCGCGCGGAAAATCTCTGCTGAGCAAGTCATCCTGAATCTCCCGGGATGCGACATCAATTTCGCCAAATCGTTCCCGCGCATCGCCGATGGCGAGCTTGCTGAAAATTGCACGGCTATCGGGTTCTCGATGGACGACGGGTTTCCCATTCGCTTCAACGGAGTCGAAAGAGATCGGGCGGCTTTCGTGATGGGCAGCGGCGGCGCTGCATACTCCACGGTCGAACGAGCCGAGCGGAAATTCACATCAATTATTTTCACGCAGGAGATAGAGAATCGCGGCTGGCCCAGAAAAGGTCCGAACTGGAAAATGTTTGAAACGAGCATTGTGGCGCAGCATCGGCTGCGCGAGCTGGTGAGGCTCGTCTTGTCGACTTCCCCAAAGTTCACTGCTTGCGAGGTGGCTGACGCCTCCGTTGCGATCCGGGAGTCCCTGCTTGCCGGCGTTGATGCCGCGTTCGCTGAAGTGGTTGACGCAAGATGGGCCTCCCGGGGGAACTCCATCAAGCAGTTCAAAGTGTTTCGGAACATCCAGGCCGTGCTTTCCGGCAATATTGGGCGTCCGATCTATAGCGAAGAACTCGCGCGAGAACTTGGTATTTCCGTGCGGGCCATGCACGATGCCGTCCAGCGATACCAGGGTATGAGCCTGCATCGATATTTGCGGCTGAGACGTCTGTGGCTCGTCAGGCAAAAGCTGCTGGCCGGAGGAGAGAGCGTAAAGGCGTGTGCGCTCGCGTTTGGATTTTGGCACCTGGGCGACTTCGCCAGGAGTTATCGTCTTCACTTCGGTGAAACGCCTTCCGACACTCTGGTGAGATCACGTCAGCGGTGA
- a CDS encoding GH1 family beta-glucosidase has protein sequence MSDNVSRRQFAKLAGLSAAGMTNPLEMAEAKPAAPPRASGGFPPGFLWGTATSSYQVEGAVNEDGRGASIWDTFTRVPGKIEDGSNGDRANEHYHRYKDDIGLIRELGCKAYRFSVAWPRVFPDGDGRPNPKGLDFYNRLIDELLRNGIEPWLTLYHWDLPQSLQDRFGGWSSTETCKAFGDYAAYVAERLTDRVRNVFTLNESGRFVFFGYGNGIDAPGMMLPQAEINQIRHNSALAHGLAVQAVRAHGRRGTRVGPAENVDACIPAIDTPEHVRAAEIALREFNAGYLNVIMDGRYTDAFLKFAGPNAPRYTDAELKIISSPVDFLGLNIYAPQHYVVPSDQGAGFAPLPIPKSFPHMNSDWLRVGPETIYWVPKLAAKIWKTSAIYISENGASGDDQVTPDGKIYDTDRIMYLRNYLAQLQRATEEGVPVRGYFLWSLMDNFEWVFGLNKRFGLYHVNFDTQVRTPKLSASFYRNVIAKNAAGA, from the coding sequence ATGTCGGACAACGTCTCGCGTCGCCAGTTCGCGAAACTCGCGGGGCTGTCCGCAGCGGGAATGACAAATCCGCTGGAGATGGCGGAGGCCAAGCCGGCAGCGCCGCCGCGCGCATCGGGCGGCTTTCCTCCCGGTTTCCTCTGGGGCACGGCGACGTCGTCCTATCAGGTCGAGGGCGCGGTCAATGAGGACGGGCGAGGGGCCTCGATCTGGGACACCTTCACTCGCGTCCCCGGCAAGATCGAGGACGGCAGCAATGGCGACCGCGCCAACGAGCACTACCACCGCTACAAGGACGACATCGGTCTGATCCGCGAGCTCGGCTGCAAGGCCTATCGCTTCTCGGTCGCCTGGCCGCGAGTGTTTCCCGACGGCGACGGCAGGCCGAACCCGAAGGGGCTCGACTTCTACAATCGCCTGATCGACGAGCTGCTCCGCAACGGCATCGAGCCGTGGCTGACGCTCTATCACTGGGACCTGCCGCAATCGCTCCAGGATCGCTTCGGCGGCTGGAGCTCGACCGAGACCTGCAAGGCGTTCGGCGATTATGCCGCCTATGTCGCCGAGCGTCTGACCGATCGCGTCAGGAACGTGTTCACTCTGAACGAGAGCGGCCGTTTCGTCTTTTTCGGCTACGGCAACGGCATCGATGCGCCTGGCATGATGCTGCCGCAAGCCGAGATCAACCAGATCAGGCACAACAGCGCGCTCGCGCATGGACTCGCCGTGCAGGCGGTGCGTGCCCACGGCCGCCGCGGCACGCGCGTTGGTCCGGCCGAGAACGTCGATGCCTGCATTCCCGCGATCGATACGCCCGAGCACGTCCGCGCCGCCGAGATCGCGCTGCGCGAGTTTAATGCCGGCTATCTCAACGTCATCATGGATGGCCGCTATACCGACGCCTTCCTGAAATTCGCGGGGCCCAATGCGCCGAGATACACCGACGCGGAATTGAAGATCATCTCCTCGCCGGTCGATTTCCTCGGTCTCAACATCTACGCGCCGCAGCACTATGTGGTGCCATCCGACCAGGGTGCGGGCTTTGCGCCGCTGCCGATCCCGAAATCGTTCCCGCACATGAACTCGGACTGGCTTCGCGTCGGGCCCGAGACGATCTATTGGGTGCCGAAGTTAGCTGCGAAGATCTGGAAGACCAGCGCGATCTATATCAGCGAGAACGGCGCCTCCGGCGACGACCAGGTCACGCCCGACGGCAAGATCTACGACACCGACCGCATCATGTATCTGCGCAACTATCTCGCGCAGCTCCAGCGCGCGACGGAGGAGGGCGTGCCGGTGCGTGGCTATTTCCTCTGGAGCCTGATGGACAATTTCGAGTGGGTCTTCGGCCTCAACAAGCGCTTCGGCCTCTACCACGTTAATTTCGACACCCAGGTCCGCACGCCAAAGCTCAGTGCAAGCTTCTACCGCAACGTGATCGCGAAGAATGCGGCGGGGGCGTAG
- the lon gene encoding endopeptidase La, translating to MAEQMNNTPNAEPVSIPDDALIIIPVREMVLFPGAIAPIAVGRPKSVAAAQQALREQRPIGILLQRNPEIDDPGPDDLYRVATIANIVRYITAPDGTHHVVCQGVQRARILDFLPGTPFLAARMQQIPEPAASSPEIEARALNLQRQAIEAVELLPQAPPELVTMFQTTTAPGALADLATSFMDIKPQDKQEILETIDLALRVEKVSKQLAERLEVLRISNEIGQQTRAAFDERQREAILREQMATIQRQLGEGDGKAAEVAELTAAIAKAGMPPEAEAHAKKELRRYERMPEAAGEAGMVRTYLDWLIELPWALPEEKPIDIKEARRILDADHFGLEKIKRRIIEYLAVRKLAPQGKAPILCFVGPPGVGKTSLGQSIARAMDRPFVRVSLGGVHDEAEIRGHRRTYIGALPGNIIQGIKKAGSRNCVMMLDEIDKMGRGVQGDPSAAMLEVLDPEQNGTFRDNYLGVPFDLSRVVFIATANMLESIPGPLLDRMELISLAGYTEEEKLEIARRYLVRRQLEANGLTAEQAEIEPEALKLIVKGYTREAGVRSLEREIGKVFRYAAVQVAEGTVAKVVISPTDISTVLGQPRFEGEIALRTSIPGVATGLAWTPVGGDILFIEATRVPGKGGLILTGQLGDVMRESVQAAMTLVKSRATQLGIEPSLFERSDIHVHVPAGATPKDGPSAGVAMFTALTSLLTNRTVRSDTAMTGEISLRGLVLPVGGIKEKVVAAAAAGLKRVMLPARNKRDYDDIPKSARDNLEFIWLERVDEAIAAALEPAGAKVEAAE from the coding sequence ATGGCCGAACAGATGAACAATACGCCGAACGCCGAACCCGTCAGCATCCCGGATGATGCGCTGATCATCATCCCCGTCCGCGAGATGGTGCTGTTTCCCGGCGCGATCGCGCCGATCGCGGTCGGCCGTCCGAAGTCGGTCGCGGCCGCGCAGCAGGCGCTGCGCGAGCAGCGGCCGATCGGTATCCTCCTGCAGCGCAATCCGGAGATCGACGATCCCGGCCCGGACGATCTCTACCGGGTTGCCACCATCGCCAACATCGTGCGCTACATCACCGCGCCCGACGGGACCCATCACGTCGTCTGCCAAGGCGTGCAGCGCGCCCGCATCCTCGACTTCCTGCCCGGCACGCCATTTCTGGCTGCACGGATGCAGCAGATTCCGGAGCCGGCCGCGAGCTCGCCGGAGATCGAGGCGCGCGCGCTGAACTTGCAGCGCCAAGCAATCGAGGCCGTCGAGCTGCTGCCGCAGGCGCCGCCGGAGCTGGTCACGATGTTCCAGACCACCACGGCGCCCGGCGCGCTCGCCGACCTTGCGACCTCCTTCATGGACATCAAGCCGCAGGACAAGCAGGAGATCCTGGAGACCATCGATCTCGCCTTGCGCGTCGAGAAGGTGTCGAAGCAGCTCGCCGAGCGGCTGGAGGTGTTGCGCATCTCCAACGAGATCGGGCAGCAGACCCGCGCCGCCTTCGACGAGCGGCAGCGCGAGGCGATCCTGCGCGAGCAGATGGCCACAATCCAGCGCCAGCTCGGCGAAGGCGACGGCAAGGCGGCCGAAGTCGCCGAGCTGACCGCGGCGATAGCCAAGGCCGGCATGCCGCCGGAGGCGGAGGCGCATGCGAAGAAGGAGCTGCGGCGCTACGAGCGCATGCCGGAAGCTGCCGGCGAAGCCGGCATGGTCCGTACCTATCTCGACTGGCTAATCGAACTGCCCTGGGCGCTGCCCGAGGAGAAGCCGATCGACATCAAGGAAGCCCGGCGCATCCTGGACGCCGATCACTTCGGCCTCGAGAAGATCAAGAGGCGGATCATCGAATATCTGGCGGTGCGCAAGCTCGCTCCCCAGGGCAAGGCGCCGATCCTGTGCTTCGTCGGGCCGCCCGGCGTCGGCAAGACGTCGCTCGGACAATCCATCGCGCGCGCGATGGATCGCCCCTTCGTGCGCGTCAGCTTGGGTGGCGTGCATGACGAGGCCGAGATCCGCGGTCACCGGCGCACCTATATCGGCGCGCTGCCCGGCAACATCATCCAGGGCATCAAGAAGGCAGGCAGCCGCAACTGCGTCATGATGCTGGACGAGATCGACAAGATGGGCCGCGGTGTGCAGGGCGATCCGTCCGCCGCCATGTTGGAGGTGCTCGACCCCGAGCAGAACGGGACGTTCCGGGACAACTATCTCGGCGTGCCGTTCGACCTGTCGCGCGTGGTCTTCATCGCGACCGCCAACATGCTGGAGTCGATTCCGGGCCCGCTGCTGGACCGCATGGAGCTGATCAGCCTCGCCGGCTACACCGAGGAGGAGAAGCTCGAGATCGCGCGCCGCTACCTGGTGCGGCGGCAGCTCGAGGCCAACGGGCTGACGGCGGAGCAGGCCGAGATCGAGCCGGAGGCGCTGAAGCTGATCGTCAAGGGCTACACCCGCGAGGCCGGCGTGCGCTCGCTGGAGCGCGAGATCGGCAAGGTGTTCCGCTACGCTGCGGTGCAGGTCGCCGAGGGCACGGTCGCGAAGGTCGTGATCAGCCCGACGGATATCAGCACCGTGCTCGGCCAGCCGCGCTTCGAGGGCGAGATCGCGCTGCGCACCAGCATTCCGGGCGTGGCCACGGGCCTCGCCTGGACTCCGGTCGGCGGCGACATCCTGTTCATCGAGGCGACGCGCGTTCCCGGCAAGGGCGGGTTGATCCTGACCGGCCAGCTCGGCGACGTCATGCGCGAGAGCGTACAGGCGGCGATGACGCTGGTGAAGAGCCGCGCCACCCAGCTCGGGATCGAGCCTTCGCTGTTCGAGCGGAGCGATATCCACGTCCACGTGCCGGCGGGCGCAACCCCGAAAGACGGACCGAGCGCGGGCGTGGCGATGTTCACCGCGCTGACCTCGCTGCTCACCAACCGTACGGTGCGCAGCGACACCGCGATGACCGGCGAGATCTCGCTGCGCGGTCTGGTACTCCCGGTCGGCGGCATCAAGGAGAAGGTGGTGGCGGCTGCAGCCGCAGGGTTGAAGCGGGTGATGCTGCCGGCACGCAACAAGCGGGATTACGACGACATCCCGAAGAGCGCGCGGGACAACCTCGAATTCATCTGGCTGGAGCGCGTGGACGAGGCGATCGCTGCGGCACTCGAGCCGGCCGGGGCCAAGGTCGAGGCGGCGGAGTGA
- a CDS encoding DUF3830 family protein, whose amino-acid sequence MSKLVIRAGDFTFDARFEEQLAPKTVAAFRKAMPFESHIIHVRWSGEGVWMPLGDLDFGVGYENHTSYPAPGQIILYPGGISETEILLAYGGVHFASKMGQLAGNHFITLTSGLENLAALGKTVLWKGAQPIRFEEV is encoded by the coding sequence ATGAGCAAACTCGTTATCCGCGCCGGCGATTTCACCTTCGATGCCCGCTTCGAGGAGCAGCTTGCGCCCAAGACCGTCGCCGCCTTCCGCAAAGCGATGCCGTTCGAGAGCCACATCATCCATGTGCGCTGGAGCGGCGAGGGCGTGTGGATGCCACTCGGCGATCTCGACTTCGGCGTCGGCTACGAGAACCACACCAGCTATCCGGCGCCCGGTCAGATCATCCTCTATCCCGGTGGCATCAGCGAGACCGAGATCCTGCTCGCCTATGGCGGCGTGCACTTCGCGAGCAAGATGGGCCAGCTCGCCGGCAATCATTTCATCACGCTTACCTCAGGCCTGGAAAATCTCGCCGCGCTCGGCAAGACCGTGCTTTGGAAGGGTGCCCAGCCAATCCGCTTCGAGGAAGTCTGA
- a CDS encoding DUF2798 domain-containing protein yields MIAVRKLPARYAPIVMPLVLSILMTAVVSIISTLRSLGPTPAFLATWPGAWALSWLVAFPTLLVVLPMVRRIVACLVAPSPQPGQ; encoded by the coding sequence ATGATTGCGGTTCGCAAACTGCCGGCGCGCTATGCGCCGATCGTGATGCCATTGGTGCTTTCCATCCTCATGACGGCCGTGGTGTCGATCATTTCGACACTGAGGAGCCTCGGGCCGACGCCTGCCTTCCTGGCCACCTGGCCGGGTGCCTGGGCGCTGTCCTGGCTGGTCGCTTTTCCGACGCTGCTGGTGGTCCTGCCTATGGTCCGCCGGATCGTGGCGTGCCTCGTCGCGCCCTCACCTCAACCAGGCCAATAG
- the puuE gene encoding allantoinase PuuE, translating to MADARYPRDLRGYGRNPPHPDWPGDARVAVQFVVNFEEGGENNILHGDRASEAFLSDVLGAQPWPGQRHANIESMFEYGSRAGFWRLWRMFTERKWPTTVFGVATALKRNPEIVAAMQEAGWDIASHSLKWIEHKDMTEAQERAEIAEAIRVHTEATGSRPLGWYTGRSSINTNRLLMEEGGFLYVCDSYADDLPYWVKGAHGKQLIIPYTLDANDMRFINAQGFADGEQFFTYLKDAFDVLYAEGETAPKMMSVGLHCRLAGRPGRAAGLIRFLDYIGKHDRVWVPTRLQIAQHWHDKHENLAESAFEI from the coding sequence GTGGCAGACGCCCGCTACCCGCGCGATCTTCGCGGCTATGGCCGCAACCCGCCGCATCCGGACTGGCCGGGCGATGCGCGGGTCGCTGTGCAGTTCGTCGTCAATTTCGAGGAGGGCGGCGAGAACAACATTCTGCACGGCGACCGCGCCTCGGAAGCGTTCCTGTCCGACGTGCTCGGCGCGCAACCCTGGCCGGGCCAGCGCCACGCCAACATCGAATCGATGTTCGAATATGGCTCGCGCGCCGGATTCTGGCGGCTGTGGCGGATGTTCACCGAACGGAAGTGGCCGACGACCGTGTTCGGCGTCGCCACCGCGCTGAAGCGCAACCCGGAAATCGTCGCCGCGATGCAAGAGGCGGGCTGGGACATCGCCAGCCACAGCCTCAAATGGATCGAGCACAAGGACATGACGGAGGCGCAGGAGCGCGCCGAGATCGCGGAAGCGATCCGTGTCCACACCGAGGCCACCGGTTCGCGGCCGCTCGGCTGGTACACCGGGCGCTCCTCGATCAACACCAACCGCCTGTTGATGGAGGAGGGCGGCTTCCTCTATGTCTGCGACTCCTATGCCGACGATCTGCCCTATTGGGTCAAGGGCGCGCACGGCAAGCAGCTCATCATTCCCTACACGTTGGACGCCAACGACATGCGCTTCATCAACGCGCAGGGGTTTGCGGACGGCGAGCAGTTCTTCACCTACCTGAAGGATGCCTTCGACGTGCTCTATGCCGAAGGCGAGACCGCGCCGAAGATGATGTCGGTGGGGCTGCATTGCCGTCTCGCCGGCCGGCCCGGCCGCGCCGCGGGCCTGATCCGCTTTCTCGACTACATCGGCAAACACGACCGTGTCTGGGTGCCGACGCGATTGCAGATCGCGCAGCATTGGCACGACAAGCACGAGAATCTCGCCGAAAGCGCATTCGAGATCTAG